The following are from one region of the Ruficoccus sp. ZRK36 genome:
- a CDS encoding putative Na+/H+ antiporter, with protein MPRFFPTVLACLCLFAPIIANAAGAAAAKDLPTFPLPLEDYRHVEEEKATQEGVEELGLWDTLVMRAEAEPINLVVTLLFFGAIIHTFFAGKFMHIAHRLEKEHAESGEGKNKRYVNGKEPVSFRATVFHFLGEVEAIFGIWVLPLFLIITFWNGLGLDVAIHYIDEQDYTEPVFVVVIMAIASSRPILQLARDALSIVAGIGKHSPAAWWLSILTIAPILGSFITEPAAMTIAALLLGQQFYKYKPAPVFAYATLGLLFVNVSVGGTLTHFAAPPVLMVATGWGWDLPHMLFTFGWRAVLGILISNAIYFMIFRKQFATLLAGAPEPTPTQEADPEADPVPYWIVLVHVGFVAWTVMTLHHPPLFVSGFLAFIAFTVGTSHYQYQIKLRGPMLVGFFLAALKIHGGLQGWWISPVLGSLEQIPLFIGSTLLTAVNDNAAITYLASQVPIFDTHTATGALKEGADLLRAQALQYAVVAGAVTGGGLTVIANAPNPAGQSILNKFFKGGISPLGLLLGAAIPTIVMAFCFMILPHVHFR; from the coding sequence ATGCCGAGATTTTTCCCGACAGTACTGGCCTGCCTTTGCCTGTTTGCACCCATTATTGCTAACGCTGCAGGCGCCGCCGCCGCCAAAGACCTCCCGACGTTTCCGCTTCCACTGGAAGATTACCGTCACGTCGAAGAAGAAAAAGCCACCCAGGAGGGCGTCGAAGAGCTTGGCTTGTGGGATACGCTTGTCATGCGTGCCGAGGCCGAGCCGATCAACCTGGTGGTGACGCTGCTGTTCTTCGGGGCGATCATTCACACTTTTTTCGCGGGCAAGTTCATGCATATAGCTCACCGGCTGGAAAAGGAGCATGCCGAGAGTGGCGAAGGCAAAAACAAGCGCTACGTCAACGGCAAGGAGCCGGTCAGCTTCCGGGCCACAGTTTTTCACTTTTTGGGCGAGGTTGAGGCGATTTTCGGCATCTGGGTGCTTCCTCTGTTCCTGATCATCACCTTCTGGAACGGACTGGGCCTGGATGTAGCCATCCACTACATCGACGAGCAGGACTACACCGAGCCGGTCTTTGTCGTGGTCATCATGGCCATCGCCTCCTCCCGGCCGATTCTCCAGCTGGCGCGTGACGCTCTCAGCATCGTGGCCGGTATCGGTAAGCACAGCCCGGCGGCCTGGTGGCTGTCCATTCTCACGATTGCGCCGATTCTCGGCTCTTTCATCACCGAGCCTGCCGCCATGACCATCGCCGCCCTGCTGCTGGGTCAGCAGTTCTATAAGTACAAGCCCGCTCCGGTCTTTGCCTACGCAACGCTCGGCCTGCTCTTTGTAAACGTCTCGGTGGGTGGCACGCTGACGCACTTCGCAGCACCGCCTGTCCTGATGGTTGCCACCGGCTGGGGCTGGGACTTGCCGCACATGCTGTTCACCTTCGGCTGGCGCGCCGTGCTCGGGATTCTGATCTCGAACGCCATCTACTTCATGATTTTCCGCAAGCAGTTCGCCACATTGCTGGCGGGTGCTCCCGAGCCTACACCTACGCAGGAGGCCGACCCCGAGGCCGACCCGGTCCCCTACTGGATCGTACTGGTGCATGTCGGCTTCGTGGCCTGGACGGTCATGACCCTGCACCACCCGCCTCTGTTCGTCAGTGGGTTCCTGGCCTTTATCGCCTTTACCGTGGGCACCTCCCACTACCAGTACCAGATCAAGCTTCGCGGCCCGATGCTGGTCGGCTTCTTCCTCGCCGCCCTGAAAATCCACGGCGGCTTGCAGGGCTGGTGGATCTCGCCCGTGCTGGGCAGCCTGGAGCAGATCCCGCTCTTTATCGGCTCGACTCTGCTCACGGCGGTGAACGACAACGCCGCCATCACCTACCTGGCCTCGCAGGTACCGATCTTTGACACCCATACCGCGACGGGCGCGCTGAAGGAAGGCGCAGACCTCCTGCGGGCTCAGGCCCTGCAGTACGCGGTCGTGGCCGGGGCTGTCACTGGTGGCGGCCTGACCGTCATCGCCAACGCCCCCAACCCGGCTGGCCAGAGCATCCTCAACAAGTTCTTCAAGGGTGGCATCTCACCCCTCGGCTTGTTGCTCGGAGCGGCCATTCCGACGATCGTCATGGCCTTCTGCTTCATGATCCTGCCTCACGTGCACTTCCGCTAA